In Euphorbia lathyris chromosome 10, ddEupLath1.1, whole genome shotgun sequence, a single genomic region encodes these proteins:
- the LOC136209299 gene encoding nuclear transcription factor Y subunit A-4-like isoform X2, giving the protein MEESTTNSSLSKYIDDGFGGQVNMSQAIQLDKRSHVDKDMHFTVLSQSDGKCKEEHKYPQHSMSIMPPTVDYLAPPIQAELASQSFVHPFYLGAYPNRMVLPLEMAEEPVYVNAKQYHGILRRRQSRAKAEMEKKLIKVRKPYLHESRHLHAMRRARGCGGRFVNTKKFDKNSVNSPLDKANNFTESASKSNTNLSRSALLPSQSHAKTSTGSGAVVESYFHKEGSQQMYTLGNSNGCNQYYLGFQLSGNHSHPDRRVDERDCKMKELW; this is encoded by the exons ATGGAGGAAAGCACAACAAATTCTTCTTTGTCAAAGTACATTGATGATGGTTTTGGTGGCCAAGTAAACATGTCACAAGCTATTCAGCTAGATAAGAGAAGTCATGTTGATAAGGACATGCATTTCACTGTACTATCACAATCAG ATGGAAAATGTAAAGAAGAACACAAATACCCACAGCATTCCATGTCCATCATGCCGCCAACAGTTGACTATCTTGCACCACCTATCCAAGCAGAACTTGCTAGCCAATCGTTT GTCCATCCATTTTATCTTGGAGCCTATCCCAATAGGATGGTACTGCCCCTTGAGATGGCAGAAGAACCTGTTTATGTGAATGCCAAGCAGTACCATGGAATTCTGAGACGAAGACAATCACGTGCTAAGGCTGAGATGGAAAAgaaattgataaaagttagaAAG CCTTATCTTCACGAGTCCCGACATTTACATGCTATGAGACGAGCAAGAGGTTGTGGAGGGCGATTTGTGAACACAAAGAAGTTTGACAAGAATTCTGTTAACTCTCCACTTGATAAGGCCAATAATTTTACTGAAAGTGCTTCAAAATCAAACACCAACTTGTCAAGATCTGCACTATTGCCCTCTCAGTCCCATGCCAAGACATCAACTGGAAGTGGCGCAGTAGTGGagtcttattttcataaagaagGCTCACAACAGATGTACACCCTGGGTAACAGTAATGGATGTAACCAATACTATCTAGGATTTCAATTGTCCGGAAATCACTCTCATCCGGACAGGAGGGTGGACGAAAGGGATTGTAAAATGAAAGAATTATGGTGA
- the LOC136208920 gene encoding guanylate kinase 2-like — MGEAPAFIVDDLQNVYQNGFSLKCKDSETAVTIHDKTYVISGCDEGSPLSVRVQVFDKTAGSWVTPVVLGKEPKPCKSFSAVSLNDDRILIIKKGSMPDDCIWFLEVDSQYVTEQKRILGTEVVSWSRGVVGNSETPIVISGPSGVGKGTLISMLMKEFPSMFGFSVSHTTRAPREMEKDGVHYHFTERSVMEKEIKDSKFLEFASVHGNLYGTSLEAVEVVADAGKRCILDIDVQGARSVKASSLEASFIFVCPPSMEELETRLRARGTEAEEQILKRLRNAEAEIEQGKSSGIFDHILYNDNLEDCYENLKKLLGLDGTVVATPNLPSEGIKLPAELSVSKIDNKIIINCGKPELEKASKSLIVLDVSLLKGGAPGRTRGLHVYAIDSFSDGLNGINELS; from the exons ATG GGTGAGGCTCCAGCTTTCATTGTTGATGATCTGCAGAATGTATACCAGAATGGATTTAGTCTAAAATGTAAAGACTCTGAAACGGCAGTTACTATCCATGATAAAACA TATGTGATTAGTGGTTGTGATGAAGGATCCCCATTATCTGTTCGAGTTCAAGTTTTTGACAAAACTGCAGGGAGTTG GGTTACTCCGGTTGTGCTGGGAAAAGAACCCAAGCCATGTAAAAGCTTCTCAGCTGTGTCGTTGAATGACGACAGAAttttgataattaaaaagggatCCATGCCAGATGACTGCATTTGGTTTCTTGAG GTGGACTCTCAGTATGTTACGGAGCAAAAAAGAATTTTAGGGACAGAAGTTGTTTCCTGGAGTAGGGGTGTGGTTGGCAATAGTGAGACGCCGATTGTGATAAGTGGCCCTTCCGGAGTAGGCAAGGGAACTTTAATATCAATGCTCATGAAGGAATTCCCATCCATGTTTGGATTTTCAGTAAGCCACACTACACGTGCACCGAGGGAGATGGAGAAAGATGGGGTGCACTACCATTTCACTGAGAGAAGTGTTATGGAGAAAGAGATAAAAGATAGCAAATTCCTCGAGTTTGCCTCAGTTCATGGAAACCTCTATGGAACGAGTCTTGAAGCAGTTGAGGTCGTGGCAGATGCTGGGAAA AGATGTATTCTTGACATTGATGTTCAAGGAGCAAGATCTGTGAAAGCTAGCTCTCTGGAAGCAAGTTTCATTTTTGTCTGTCCACCCTCAATGGAGGAGCTTGAGACACGGCTGCGTGCAAG GGGAACTGAGGCAGAAGAACAGATACTTAAACGACTCCGAAATGCAGAAGCCGAAATAGAACAAGGGAAATCATCAGGCATCTTTGATCACATTCTGTACAATGATAACCTTGAAGATTGCTATGAGAACCTCAAG AAACTGCTGGGACTGGATGGAACTGTGGTGGCTACCCCAAATTTAC CATCAGAAGGAATTAAGCTGCCTGCGGAGCTTTCAGTATCGAAAATTGATAACAAAATCATCATAAACTGTGGAAAACCAGAGCTAGAGAAAGCATCAAAAAGCTT GATTGTGTTGGACGTATCCCTCCTGAAAGGAGGGGCGCCTGGACGGACGAGGGGACTCCATGTTTATGCGATTGACTCGTTTTCAGATGGATTGAATGGGATCAATGAACTAAGCTAA
- the LOC136209299 gene encoding nuclear transcription factor Y subunit A-10-like isoform X1: MSTPSDNFILLYKGGNLVIASKGSLEIIGSWQSLSFSLAKCPFLLNSLVETFSTLCNTPPASARQFSILLQIGIFRSPLEILLSSAMEESTTNSSLSKYIDDGFGGQVNMSQAIQLDKRSHVDKDMHFTVLSQSDGKCKEEHKYPQHSMSIMPPTVDYLAPPIQAELASQSFVHPFYLGAYPNRMVLPLEMAEEPVYVNAKQYHGILRRRQSRAKAEMEKKLIKVRKPYLHESRHLHAMRRARGCGGRFVNTKKFDKNSVNSPLDKANNFTESASKSNTNLSRSALLPSQSHAKTSTGSGAVVESYFHKEGSQQMYTLGNSNGCNQYYLGFQLSGNHSHPDRRVDERDCKMKELW, encoded by the exons ATGTCAACTCCAAGTGACAATTTTATTTTGCTATATAAAGGGGGTAATTTGGTCATTGCAAGTAAAGGTAGTTTAGAGATTATAGGAAGCTGGCAAAGTCTCTCCTTTTCCCTTGCCAAGTGTCCGTTCCTTTTGAATTCTCTCGTTGAAACGTTTTCCACACTCTGCAATACTCCTCCCGCCTCTGCTCGCCAATTTTCAATCCTCCTCCAAATCGGTATATTCAGAAGCCCCCTCGAAATTCTATTGTCTTCCGCC ATGGAGGAAAGCACAACAAATTCTTCTTTGTCAAAGTACATTGATGATGGTTTTGGTGGCCAAGTAAACATGTCACAAGCTATTCAGCTAGATAAGAGAAGTCATGTTGATAAGGACATGCATTTCACTGTACTATCACAATCAG ATGGAAAATGTAAAGAAGAACACAAATACCCACAGCATTCCATGTCCATCATGCCGCCAACAGTTGACTATCTTGCACCACCTATCCAAGCAGAACTTGCTAGCCAATCGTTT GTCCATCCATTTTATCTTGGAGCCTATCCCAATAGGATGGTACTGCCCCTTGAGATGGCAGAAGAACCTGTTTATGTGAATGCCAAGCAGTACCATGGAATTCTGAGACGAAGACAATCACGTGCTAAGGCTGAGATGGAAAAgaaattgataaaagttagaAAG CCTTATCTTCACGAGTCCCGACATTTACATGCTATGAGACGAGCAAGAGGTTGTGGAGGGCGATTTGTGAACACAAAGAAGTTTGACAAGAATTCTGTTAACTCTCCACTTGATAAGGCCAATAATTTTACTGAAAGTGCTTCAAAATCAAACACCAACTTGTCAAGATCTGCACTATTGCCCTCTCAGTCCCATGCCAAGACATCAACTGGAAGTGGCGCAGTAGTGGagtcttattttcataaagaagGCTCACAACAGATGTACACCCTGGGTAACAGTAATGGATGTAACCAATACTATCTAGGATTTCAATTGTCCGGAAATCACTCTCATCCGGACAGGAGGGTGGACGAAAGGGATTGTAAAATGAAAGAATTATGGTGA